A genome region from Verrucomicrobiota bacterium includes the following:
- a CDS encoding VOC family protein: MLVERVKYLIWAADMDRAVEFYTTVLGAVVTKKIEIMAELELCGSIIGIHSGGEGKRTWTGMSFQVADVLVGAAEVVDAGGELTNEPKPENGEPPHLAMCVDTEGNQFMLFRKRG; encoded by the coding sequence ATGCTAGTAGAACGCGTTAAATACCTCATCTGGGCAGCGGATATGGATCGGGCTGTGGAGTTTTATACGACCGTTCTTGGGGCGGTAGTGACTAAAAAGATTGAGATCATGGCCGAGCTCGAGTTATGCGGTTCAATCATCGGAATTCACAGTGGTGGTGAAGGAAAACGAACCTGGACCGGAATGAGTTTTCAGGTGGCGGACGTTCTGGTCGGCGCTGCTGAAGTGGTTGACGCCGGAGGGGAATTAACCAACGAGCCGAAGCCGGAAAATGGAGAGCCTCCGCACCTCGCTATGTGCGTGGATACAGAGGGGAATCAGTTTATGCTTTTTAGGAAGCGCGGCTAG
- a CDS encoding bifunctional sulfate adenylyltransferase/adenylylsulfate kinase, which yields MGAFKEPHGGVLKELYLGESTAEEEKIKAREYKSWDMTERQLCDIELILNGAFSPLEGFLNQEDYIGVLKDMRLKSKILWPIPINLDVTEEFADSLTSGEDIALRDLEGVIIATLKVEDIWKPDKLEEANLVYGCEIDAHPGVDYLLNHSNDVYIGGKLSGLEPPTHYDFKLLRDSPSELRGRFRKLGWRKVVAFQTRNPMHRAHQEITFRAAHENEANLLIHPVVGMTRKGDVDHFTRVRCYERILEKYPEQTTSLSLLNLAMRMAGPREAVWHGLIRKNFGCTHFIVGRDHAGPGKTPDGQPYYGPYEAQELFSKHEKEMDISLVPFQQMVYVEDKAQYMTVEETTPDMKIKTITGTEFRRRLSEGLEMPEWFSYPEIVEELRKMYPPKHKQGVTLFFTGLSGSGKSTIANALLVKLLEIGGRQVTLLDGDLVRKNLSSELGFSKEHRNLNIERIGYVASEITKNGGIAVCAPIAPYRVTRRKVRQMIEAVGGFVLIFVATPIEVCEKRDRKGLYAKARAGLIKEFTGIDDPYEEPESAEIIIDTQKLSPELAAHRILVKLENMGYIR from the coding sequence ATGGGAGCATTCAAAGAACCACATGGCGGCGTTTTAAAAGAGCTGTATCTCGGTGAATCTACGGCCGAAGAGGAAAAGATAAAGGCCAGGGAGTACAAATCCTGGGACATGACCGAAAGGCAGCTTTGTGATATCGAGCTCATACTAAACGGGGCATTTTCACCGCTCGAAGGATTTCTTAATCAGGAGGATTACATCGGTGTGTTAAAAGACATGCGGTTGAAATCAAAGATTCTTTGGCCCATCCCCATCAATCTGGATGTCACCGAGGAATTCGCCGATTCCCTGACGTCCGGCGAGGACATTGCCCTTCGCGATCTGGAAGGCGTCATTATCGCTACCTTGAAAGTTGAGGACATCTGGAAACCGGATAAGCTGGAAGAAGCTAACCTGGTTTACGGTTGTGAAATTGACGCGCATCCCGGTGTCGATTACTTACTGAATCATTCGAACGATGTGTATATTGGCGGCAAGCTAAGTGGCCTGGAGCCTCCCACTCATTACGATTTCAAATTGCTTCGCGATTCTCCCTCCGAACTTAGAGGACGCTTCCGCAAACTGGGTTGGCGCAAGGTGGTGGCGTTTCAAACGCGCAATCCCATGCATCGAGCTCACCAGGAAATCACCTTTCGCGCTGCTCATGAAAACGAAGCAAATCTCCTCATCCATCCGGTTGTTGGCATGACGCGCAAGGGAGATGTGGATCATTTTACGCGTGTTCGTTGTTACGAACGCATTCTTGAAAAATATCCCGAGCAAACGACGTCCTTAAGTCTGCTTAACCTGGCCATGCGCATGGCTGGTCCGAGGGAGGCGGTGTGGCATGGGCTGATTCGCAAGAATTTTGGCTGCACGCATTTTATTGTGGGACGCGATCATGCTGGTCCGGGGAAAACACCGGATGGCCAACCGTACTACGGTCCTTACGAAGCGCAGGAACTTTTTTCCAAACACGAAAAGGAAATGGATATCTCCCTGGTGCCGTTTCAGCAAATGGTTTACGTGGAGGATAAGGCTCAATACATGACCGTTGAGGAGACTACCCCGGACATGAAAATCAAAACAATCACCGGGACCGAGTTTCGCCGTCGTCTGAGTGAGGGTCTTGAGATGCCGGAATGGTTTTCGTATCCGGAAATCGTGGAGGAACTGCGAAAAATGTACCCGCCCAAACACAAGCAGGGAGTTACCTTATTCTTTACCGGCTTGTCGGGATCCGGGAAATCAACCATCGCCAACGCCCTTCTTGTCAAGTTACTGGAGATCGGAGGACGCCAGGTAACTTTGCTCGATGGCGATCTTGTTCGGAAAAACCTTTCCAGCGAGCTGGGGTTCTCGAAAGAACACCGCAACTTGAATATTGAACGCATCGGGTATGTTGCTTCCGAGATAACTAAAAATGGTGGCATAGCTGTGTGTGCACCTATTGCACCATACCGGGTCACTCGCCGGAAAGTCCGGCAAATGATTGAGGCGGTTGGAGGCTTTGTACTGATCTTCGTCGCTACTCCGATTGAAGTTTGTGAGAAGAGGGATCGCAAAGGTCTGTATGCCAAAGCTCGGGCCGGGTTGATTAAGGAATTCACCGGAATTGATGATCCTTACGAAGAACCGGAAAGCGCCGAAATTATAATCGATACTCAAAAGCTCTCACCTGAACTGGCTGCTCATCGTATTTTGGTGAAACTGGAAAACATGGGTTATATCCGGTAG
- a CDS encoding c-type cytochrome: protein MVFGLQRARVVCSILVTLNVGLPCIGDLLTGGGTTVFDESVNAFGFPATNLPIEQHPRFFAGNAFFNTNWVDASSEVNGRDGLGPLFNVRSCSTCHFKDGRGQPPEETAVPDGWLMRISIPGTSEHNSPRPDPVYGTQVSVRALPGAMPEASVRIQYKIIDGFYPDGKSYQMLDPNYSLTQWAYGDPHAELLSSPRVASVVFGLGLLDAVSKDDILSRSDPDDKDGDGISGRPNWVWSPSLGKKELGRFGWKANKATLTDQTAGAFLGDIGITNSLFPGENYSESQNLSEKFPSGGSPELSDRDLEDVVFYMQTLAVPAARIEDRTKFNQGKELFSQLRCVACHTPRLETAKDYPVTVLAEQSIRPYTDLLLHDMGKGLADGRPDFEASGTEWRTPPLWGIGLLSKVNKHTRLLHDGRARNVEEAILWHGGEAEASKQEFKRLTAEQRGLVIRFVESL from the coding sequence ATGGTTTTTGGGCTCCAACGAGCAAGAGTCGTTTGCTCAATACTCGTAACGCTAAATGTTGGTTTACCTTGTATTGGCGATTTGCTCACAGGTGGTGGGACTACCGTTTTTGATGAGTCTGTTAATGCCTTTGGGTTTCCGGCAACGAATTTGCCAATTGAACAACATCCGCGTTTTTTTGCAGGAAATGCATTCTTCAATACCAATTGGGTAGATGCCTCGTCCGAGGTAAATGGCCGCGATGGGCTGGGACCTTTATTCAATGTACGTTCCTGCTCGACCTGTCATTTTAAAGATGGCCGCGGTCAGCCACCCGAAGAAACCGCCGTGCCCGATGGCTGGTTAATGCGCATAAGTATTCCAGGAACTTCGGAGCATAATTCGCCGCGCCCTGATCCGGTTTATGGTACCCAGGTCAGCGTACGTGCATTGCCCGGCGCTATGCCTGAAGCCAGCGTTCGCATTCAATACAAAATCATAGACGGATTTTATCCCGATGGAAAATCTTATCAAATGCTGGATCCAAACTATTCTCTTACTCAATGGGCTTATGGAGATCCGCATGCTGAATTGCTTAGCTCACCCAGGGTTGCTTCGGTCGTGTTTGGGCTCGGGCTTTTAGACGCGGTATCCAAGGACGATATTTTAAGTCGATCTGACCCGGATGATAAAGACGGCGACGGGATATCGGGGCGACCTAATTGGGTTTGGAGTCCGAGCCTAGGAAAGAAGGAGCTCGGCCGTTTTGGCTGGAAGGCGAACAAGGCCACTCTCACTGACCAAACAGCCGGAGCGTTTCTTGGAGATATTGGGATAACCAATTCACTTTTTCCCGGGGAAAATTATTCTGAATCCCAGAACCTTTCGGAAAAGTTTCCGAGTGGAGGTTCTCCTGAGTTATCGGATCGAGACCTGGAGGATGTTGTTTTTTATATGCAGACACTCGCTGTTCCAGCGGCGCGAATCGAAGATCGAACTAAATTTAATCAAGGCAAGGAACTATTCAGTCAGTTGCGTTGCGTTGCCTGCCATACACCTCGTTTGGAAACAGCTAAGGACTACCCGGTTACTGTATTGGCTGAACAATCCATCCGTCCATACACAGATCTCCTGCTTCATGATATGGGGAAAGGGCTTGCCGATGGTCGGCCCGATTTTGAAGCTTCGGGAACGGAGTGGCGTACTCCACCTCTTTGGGGAATTGGCTTATTATCTAAGGTTAACAAGCACACGCGTTTGCTTCACGATGGGCGCGCTCGGAATGTGGAAGAAGCGATCCTTTGGCACGGCGGTGAAGCGGAAGCCAGCAAGCAGGAGTTTAAAAGGTTAACTGCTGAGCAACGTGGGTTGGTGATTCGGTTTGTCGAAAGCCTTTAG
- a CDS encoding glycosyltransferase: MKNHQSPEISVVIPVFNEEDCLPKLFYRLLAVLETLGRSYEVIFVDDGSTDDSLDLLEAFCEDYHGKVRLVEFNGNYGQFNAICAGFEFARGKIAVTLDADLQNPPEEIPKLLELMDRGHDYVGGIRSNRKDSWMRRWSSRLNNYIREKITNIRITDQGCMLRAYSGSIIKAVVRSRERSVFVSALAYKFASNPAEVEVAHEGRSSGKSRYNYFNLMELNFDLITGFSLWPLQTLTLLGFGVFCTGFICLVALFLSAFLFQIQISSIGLFLLSLILVIGVLCTGLGLIGEYVGRIYHEVLRRPNFLIKRVVDGENEMPLREAK; the protein is encoded by the coding sequence ATGAAAAATCATCAATCACCCGAGATCTCGGTTGTAATTCCCGTGTTCAACGAGGAAGACTGCTTGCCCAAACTGTTTTATCGACTTCTTGCGGTACTGGAAACACTTGGAAGAAGCTACGAGGTAATATTCGTTGATGATGGAAGCACTGATGATTCCCTGGACTTGCTTGAAGCGTTTTGTGAGGATTACCACGGTAAGGTCAGGTTGGTTGAGTTCAATGGGAACTACGGACAGTTTAATGCCATCTGTGCTGGTTTTGAATTCGCACGCGGGAAAATTGCGGTAACGTTGGATGCAGATTTACAGAATCCACCGGAGGAAATTCCGAAACTACTTGAATTGATGGACAGGGGTCACGATTATGTGGGTGGAATACGTAGTAACAGAAAAGATTCTTGGATGAGGCGGTGGAGTTCACGGTTGAACAACTACATTCGTGAAAAAATAACTAACATACGCATAACTGATCAGGGATGCATGTTGAGAGCATATAGCGGATCCATAATCAAGGCCGTGGTGAGGTCTCGTGAAAGGTCAGTTTTTGTTTCAGCCTTGGCTTACAAGTTCGCTTCGAATCCTGCGGAGGTGGAAGTAGCCCATGAGGGTAGAAGTTCCGGGAAATCGCGTTATAACTACTTTAACCTTATGGAGCTGAATTTTGATTTGATTACCGGGTTCTCTCTTTGGCCTCTGCAAACTTTGACTTTACTGGGCTTTGGCGTCTTTTGTACGGGCTTCATATGCTTAGTCGCACTCTTTTTATCGGCCTTCCTTTTTCAGATTCAGATTAGCTCTATTGGGTTATTTTTGCTATCGTTGATATTGGTAATTGGGGTTCTGTGTACTGGTCTGGGTCTCATCGGTGAGTATGTTGGCCGTATTTACCACGAAGTCTTACGACGTCCCAATTTCCTAATTAAGCGTGTGGTAGACGGCGAAAACGAAATGCCGTTGCGAGAGGCAAAATAA
- a CDS encoding glycosyltransferase family 39 protein: MICFLLCILFFGTNGVRPLGNPDEGRYSEIPREMLEDGSWVSPRVNGVLYFDKPPLFYWLQALALKVGGLNEKAARFWPAAFALAGCLGVYVAGRRLYNRSVGLISVAILSTSLMYFSISQLVVIDMAVSVFITFALLTFLVAISEERGPLRRNLILAFYIWSALAVLTKGLIGVLIPVAIIGVWLLITQRWKKLFPCYLGWGILVFMLIAGPWHFLAWQQHSEFAWYYFVHEHFLRFMEEGHGRNKPIWFFFVYGAVGLIPWLGFLPGTLFDLLKTRWRKNEQRETTLFLVIWIIFVIGFFSASSSKLIPYILPIFPALSLLIAIFVNSHPKGLKIGMHSTALLTLFPGLLLPFALHFSGLDLTPAADRLFVCLCLFLVVGGIATSVLTSKYKTKLVLLVPFSTWFVCLLLLNPLLKHVDLKSSKTVALKLLSMQVDGDQVFCLSDYHQDLPFYLNQKVSVVDSWSRDINFGLTLEDHSSRFVGETVFRIRWEGDSRIFAVARSKHLRRIARDYPALKGFLIFRDKNYVLISNKPSPGEPMKAIPLSLLLVPDSIT, encoded by the coding sequence TTGATCTGCTTTTTGCTTTGTATCCTATTCTTTGGGACAAATGGAGTTCGTCCTCTCGGAAATCCCGATGAAGGTAGATATTCGGAGATACCCCGTGAAATGTTGGAAGACGGCAGTTGGGTCAGCCCACGCGTCAACGGGGTGCTCTATTTTGACAAGCCTCCATTGTTTTATTGGCTCCAAGCCCTCGCTTTAAAAGTGGGTGGACTGAATGAAAAGGCTGCCCGGTTCTGGCCGGCTGCTTTTGCGCTTGCAGGATGCTTAGGTGTATATGTCGCTGGCCGACGGCTCTATAATCGCTCGGTTGGTCTTATCTCAGTTGCGATTTTATCTACCTCGCTTATGTACTTTTCAATAAGTCAGCTGGTTGTGATAGATATGGCTGTGTCCGTATTTATTACATTCGCACTGCTGACTTTCTTAGTTGCGATCAGCGAGGAAAGGGGCCCGCTGCGGAGAAACTTGATTCTGGCATTCTATATTTGGAGTGCTCTGGCGGTTCTGACCAAAGGTCTAATTGGAGTGCTCATTCCAGTAGCTATCATTGGAGTTTGGCTGTTAATCACTCAACGTTGGAAGAAGTTGTTTCCTTGTTATCTGGGTTGGGGGATTCTGGTTTTTATGCTAATAGCGGGACCTTGGCACTTCCTGGCCTGGCAGCAGCATTCAGAGTTCGCATGGTATTATTTTGTCCATGAACATTTTTTGCGTTTCATGGAAGAAGGGCACGGTCGGAACAAACCGATCTGGTTCTTCTTTGTCTACGGTGCGGTGGGACTTATTCCATGGCTTGGATTTTTGCCTGGAACTCTCTTCGATCTTTTAAAAACGAGATGGAGGAAAAACGAGCAACGAGAAACAACTCTTTTCCTCGTTATATGGATCATCTTTGTCATTGGCTTTTTTTCTGCTTCCAGCTCGAAACTCATTCCCTACATTCTTCCAATATTTCCGGCCCTCTCACTATTGATTGCCATTTTTGTCAATTCCCACCCAAAGGGTCTAAAAATTGGCATGCATTCCACGGCTCTGTTGACACTATTTCCTGGGCTCCTCTTGCCTTTCGCTCTACATTTTAGCGGTCTAGATTTAACTCCCGCAGCTGATCGTCTGTTTGTTTGTCTTTGCCTTTTTCTCGTGGTTGGTGGGATTGCGACTTCTGTATTAACTTCCAAATACAAAACAAAGCTCGTGTTGTTGGTGCCGTTTTCAACCTGGTTTGTATGCTTGTTGCTTCTTAATCCTCTATTGAAGCACGTTGACCTAAAATCCTCCAAGACGGTTGCATTAAAGCTTCTGTCTATGCAAGTGGACGGGGATCAAGTGTTTTGTTTATCTGATTACCATCAGGATCTTCCGTTTTATCTGAATCAGAAAGTGAGTGTTGTCGATTCTTGGTCGAGGGACATCAACTTTGGGTTGACGTTAGAAGATCACTCGAGCCGATTTGTTGGAGAAACAGTTTTTCGAATTCGTTGGGAAGGTGATTCACGAATATTCGCCGTCGCCAGAAGCAAACATCTCCGGCGGATTGCACGTGATTATCCGGCCCTAAAAGGATTTTTAATTTTTCGGGACAAAAATTATGTGTTGATCAGTAATAAACCGTCTCCGGGGGAACCGATGAAGGCAATCCCTCTGTCACTCCTCCTAGTCCCTGATAGTATTACTTAA
- a CDS encoding iron-regulated protein produces MMSPRLILIVLLVWIPAPVLRADFEVAPPTPEGQPFSNEIAFEFLSNYATLAWYLYSDSVKETVRFNMAVYRFRKEPGEVSFGELKKSWIEARKVYGRTEVYRFSDGPIDQMELEELINAWPIDESYIDYTEDDPGSGIINNLKDYPEINSRLLRQLNVVGGETNISTGWHAIEFLLWGQDRFVDGPGQRKWTDFTVAPNADRRMNYLVAATELLRSHLVAVADQWSMSNYDNASGDFFLKRPTTLMKLVMRGVSSLAGRELAAERMSLALRSKSQEDEHSCFSDTTHFDFIANMEGLEAILFGAFKPVYGPQVEGKGLYDVIAEADQAAADAVKQKFYVAKEKVEAIEAPFDQAIVAADGSPKQVQVQEAVSALWSLVYALADAEELLELDVKRG; encoded by the coding sequence ATGATGTCCCCGCGTTTAATTCTGATTGTCCTGTTGGTCTGGATTCCTGCCCCTGTTCTGCGAGCGGATTTCGAGGTGGCTCCACCGACTCCGGAAGGTCAACCATTTTCAAATGAGATCGCTTTTGAATTTCTTAGTAATTATGCAACGCTTGCCTGGTATCTCTATTCGGACTCGGTAAAGGAAACAGTCAGATTTAATATGGCAGTGTATCGGTTCCGGAAGGAACCGGGAGAAGTGTCCTTTGGAGAACTTAAGAAATCCTGGATAGAGGCCCGCAAGGTCTATGGGCGGACGGAAGTTTATCGTTTTTCGGATGGACCGATTGATCAGATGGAACTGGAGGAACTGATCAATGCGTGGCCGATAGATGAAAGCTACATCGACTATACTGAGGATGATCCAGGGTCTGGCATTATCAATAACCTTAAGGATTATCCTGAAATTAACAGTCGCTTGTTGCGTCAATTGAATGTGGTTGGTGGAGAAACCAATATATCCACAGGTTGGCATGCGATTGAGTTTTTACTTTGGGGACAAGATCGGTTTGTCGATGGTCCGGGGCAGCGCAAGTGGACCGATTTCACAGTGGCCCCCAATGCCGACAGACGGATGAATTATTTAGTCGCGGCTACGGAACTGTTGCGAAGCCATCTGGTGGCGGTAGCAGATCAATGGAGCATGTCCAATTACGATAACGCCTCGGGCGACTTTTTCCTGAAGCGTCCGACGACGCTTATGAAATTAGTCATGCGTGGTGTTAGTTCATTGGCAGGACGGGAGCTGGCGGCCGAGCGTATGTCTCTTGCTTTGCGTTCAAAGTCGCAAGAAGACGAGCATTCCTGTTTTAGTGATACGACGCACTTCGATTTTATAGCAAACATGGAAGGGCTTGAAGCCATTTTATTTGGAGCCTTCAAACCCGTTTATGGTCCCCAAGTTGAAGGGAAGGGGCTGTATGATGTAATTGCGGAAGCCGATCAGGCTGCCGCTGATGCAGTTAAGCAAAAGTTTTATGTGGCAAAAGAAAAAGTAGAAGCCATCGAGGCACCTTTCGACCAGGCTATCGTGGCGGCGGATGGATCCCCCAAACAGGTTCAAGTTCAAGAAGCAGTGAGTGCTTTGTGGAGTTTGGTATACGCTTTGGCTGATGCTGAGGAACTTCTTGAGCTGGATGTGAAACGCGGATAA
- a CDS encoding response regulator transcription factor, with product MKVLIIEDSQRLLRSLTHGLKKQGFSVDAASDGRDGLDFALFNNYDVILLDLMLPGIDGLTILRKLRASGKQTHILILSASDQVDDRIRGLRLGADDYMIKPFSFDELIARIQTLVRRKYEAKSPEVSVDGVIVNTANKEVTCNGNVVTLTPGEYAILEHLMLNRGRVLSKDQLLDAVHDSESYASRNVIEVLVCNLRKKLDHNGNPSIIKTKRGYGYLIDQSA from the coding sequence ATGAAAGTACTTATAATAGAAGATTCACAGCGTCTGCTACGGTCTTTAACCCACGGCCTTAAAAAGCAGGGATTCTCGGTGGACGCTGCGTCAGATGGACGAGATGGGCTCGATTTTGCGTTGTTCAACAATTACGACGTGATTCTTCTCGACCTCATGCTGCCAGGGATAGACGGCCTCACCATTTTAAGGAAATTGAGGGCGTCGGGAAAGCAGACCCACATTCTCATCCTTTCTGCCAGTGATCAGGTAGATGACCGGATTCGAGGGCTTCGCCTGGGAGCAGATGATTATATGATAAAACCGTTTTCCTTCGATGAACTGATCGCCCGCATTCAGACCTTGGTTCGGAGAAAATATGAAGCCAAGTCTCCCGAAGTCAGCGTTGACGGTGTGATAGTAAACACAGCCAATAAAGAGGTGACCTGCAACGGAAACGTGGTTACATTAACTCCTGGTGAATATGCGATTTTGGAACACCTCATGCTCAACCGGGGACGGGTACTTTCCAAGGATCAATTGTTGGATGCCGTCCACGACAGCGAGTCCTATGCCAGCCGAAATGTGATAGAGGTTCTAGTTTGCAATTTAAGGAAGAAACTCGATCATAACGGGAATCCATCGATTATTAAAACAAAGCGTGGTTACGGCTATCTGATAGATCAAAGCGCATAA
- a CDS encoding porin: MKLYQLIPTGLVMALSAICSLSGQDTPSVEEMWRIIQAQQKQIAELTAMVEANKKEVSATSSAVEGTKLAVASAKTEAETAREEVQVTRQQLEATALAVEEMGHGGSGGLGWWDKTSIGGYGELHANFFSNASDQIDFHRFVLFFNHEFNDWITFSSELELEHALSSADGPGEVELEQAFIRMDWSENFSTDAGLFLMPIGIINEIHEPNTFYGVERNNVESRIIPSTWWEAGIKGTYRFDNGMSVEGGVVSGLDVGPSGNIRSGRQKVAQAINNEAAFVGRIKYTGVAGLELGLSAFHQGNLSQSSSVDVSGLLTSAHADYSSGGFRLRALYSHWDLDGTTNADAETQYGYYFEPSYRWELSDEFGDLGIYIRYSEYEYFTGSFLSFNEISELGINYWPTDQVVFKVDLQDISKSRQLRGKGSTAFNLGLGYQF; this comes from the coding sequence ATGAAATTATACCAATTGATCCCGACTGGGTTAGTGATGGCATTATCTGCAATTTGCTCTTTGTCAGGCCAAGATACACCGTCTGTGGAGGAAATGTGGCGCATAATCCAGGCTCAGCAGAAGCAAATCGCTGAGCTCACTGCGATGGTGGAAGCCAACAAAAAAGAAGTATCTGCAACGAGCAGCGCGGTAGAAGGCACGAAACTGGCGGTGGCTAGCGCGAAGACAGAAGCTGAGACCGCTCGCGAGGAAGTACAAGTTACTCGTCAGCAGTTGGAAGCTACCGCTCTGGCGGTTGAAGAAATGGGCCATGGCGGTTCCGGTGGTCTAGGATGGTGGGATAAAACTTCCATTGGTGGGTATGGCGAGCTGCATGCGAACTTTTTCAGTAATGCCAGTGATCAAATCGATTTCCATCGGTTCGTGCTTTTCTTCAACCACGAGTTCAATGATTGGATCACGTTCAGTTCGGAACTCGAACTCGAACACGCGCTATCCTCTGCGGACGGACCTGGTGAGGTTGAACTCGAGCAAGCATTTATTCGAATGGATTGGAGTGAGAATTTTAGCACCGACGCCGGGTTATTCCTCATGCCCATAGGTATCATCAATGAAATCCATGAGCCTAATACTTTTTACGGGGTCGAACGAAATAACGTAGAATCCCGGATTATTCCGTCAACCTGGTGGGAAGCTGGAATCAAAGGCACCTACCGCTTTGATAACGGAATGTCCGTCGAGGGTGGAGTCGTCTCCGGACTTGATGTCGGCCCAAGCGGCAACATTCGAAGTGGCCGCCAAAAAGTCGCCCAAGCAATCAACAACGAAGCGGCCTTCGTCGGACGTATCAAGTATACCGGTGTCGCTGGTCTGGAGTTGGGTTTGTCTGCCTTCCATCAAGGAAATCTCTCTCAAAGTTCTAGTGTCGATGTATCAGGCCTTCTCACTTCAGCTCATGCGGACTATTCGAGTGGCGGCTTTCGCCTTCGGGCGCTTTACTCGCATTGGGACCTGGATGGAACGACCAACGCTGATGCCGAAACACAATATGGCTATTATTTCGAGCCGTCCTACCGCTGGGAATTGAGCGATGAATTTGGTGACCTCGGTATTTATATTCGATATAGCGAATACGAATATTTCACCGGATCTTTCCTCAGCTTCAATGAGATTAGTGAATTGGGGATTAATTATTGGCCGACCGATCAGGTTGTATTCAAAGTCGATTTACAGGACATTTCAAAATCCAGGCAACTGCGTGGAAAGGGCAGTACCGCTTTCAACTTGGGCCTGGGTTACCAGTTTTAG
- a CDS encoding ATP-binding protein — protein sequence MKSIRHELTVRLLIGTSLLLIAASTVLCILVRSILLDGFDNNLRTKAKTINALTMREGNRIESEIHEDSMPEFSDEENPEFFQIAFQDGTVINRSESMEDFDGSVPDLGETLDAIGNIKLEDGEEGRYVLIRTKPINEVEVDEEEEIEEDEIIFEIPASINPEAATVTIFVAKSREDLDQMLAFIFLTIGGIDLLILAGIFLVVRISVNKGLQPIDNINAQIESIDPDDLAKRISLKDPPSELRSIIQTLNELLERMDETIVRERRFTSDVAHELRTPVSELRTACEVGVMSLEDEETTRIFFEDINDVSQQMEKIVSNLLSLSRWDQDATPINYEKVELGDLVRDCWDHCKAEAQGKKIELDCRIDSKTTISTDKEKLQMILQNLLENAVAYSVPGSRIRCMVEPGNPSINLIVENQAANLCREDLRHLFDRFWRKDKARSEVNHSGLGLAIVKALADIMDIEVHPELMDDRWFRMRLKIRI from the coding sequence GTGAAATCGATCCGACATGAGCTAACGGTCCGCCTTTTAATAGGGACATCTCTACTGCTTATCGCAGCGAGTACGGTTCTTTGCATACTTGTTAGGTCTATTCTTTTGGACGGTTTTGATAATAATCTACGAACAAAAGCAAAGACGATCAACGCCCTGACCATGAGGGAAGGGAATCGTATCGAAAGCGAGATTCATGAAGATTCAATGCCTGAGTTTAGCGACGAAGAGAATCCGGAATTCTTTCAAATTGCCTTTCAGGACGGTACAGTGATTAACAGGTCGGAATCCATGGAGGATTTTGACGGATCAGTCCCAGACCTTGGAGAAACCCTTGATGCAATCGGAAACATCAAGTTGGAGGATGGAGAAGAAGGGCGTTATGTCCTGATCAGAACTAAACCCATCAATGAAGTAGAGGTGGATGAGGAGGAGGAAATTGAGGAGGATGAGATCATTTTTGAAATTCCGGCTTCCATAAACCCGGAAGCGGCAACCGTAACTATTTTTGTAGCAAAAAGCAGGGAAGATTTGGACCAAATGCTTGCCTTTATTTTCCTTACCATTGGTGGCATCGACCTACTGATTCTGGCAGGCATTTTTTTAGTCGTTCGAATATCCGTGAACAAGGGATTACAACCCATCGACAACATCAATGCCCAAATAGAGAGCATAGACCCTGACGACTTAGCAAAACGGATCAGCCTAAAGGACCCTCCATCCGAATTGAGGAGCATCATTCAAACGCTGAACGAACTGCTTGAACGTATGGATGAGACCATTGTTCGTGAAAGAAGATTTACCAGCGATGTCGCCCATGAACTCCGGACACCGGTCTCGGAACTTAGAACCGCCTGTGAAGTGGGCGTCATGTCTCTAGAAGACGAGGAAACTACCAGAATATTTTTTGAGGATATCAATGATGTCTCCCAACAAATGGAGAAGATTGTCAGCAACCTGCTTTCACTTAGTCGATGGGATCAGGACGCAACACCCATCAATTATGAAAAGGTGGAATTGGGTGACCTGGTTAGAGATTGTTGGGACCACTGCAAAGCTGAGGCACAAGGGAAAAAGATAGAACTTGATTGCAGGATCGATTCAAAAACCACCATTTCCACTGATAAAGAAAAACTCCAAATGATCCTTCAAAATCTTTTGGAAAACGCAGTAGCCTACAGCGTTCCTGGAAGCCGGATTCGCTGCATGGTTGAACCGGGGAATCCATCCATAAATCTAATTGTGGAAAACCAAGCGGCCAACCTTTGCAGGGAAGATTTGCGTCACCTCTTTGATCGTTTCTGGAGGAAGGACAAAGCCAGGAGTGAGGTAAACCACTCTGGATTAGGATTGGCCATCGTCAAAGCGTTGGCCGATATTATGGATATCGAAGTGCATCCAGAACTGATGGATGATCGATGGTTCCGCATGCGTTTGAAAATCCGCATTTAA